One segment of Desulfosporosinus sp. Sb-LF DNA contains the following:
- a CDS encoding flagellar FliJ family protein → MARFQFRLEASLRLAEQALEKAQREFAQEVQRWQACVHACMVQQERFDEAQEGQRDAGRHRPEELGVWQVFTLEQRKRLTQYEEQRIEQESVVDNARGILLEVHREVEKFQRLKDKQAKAFQWAELQREQKILDETGQVLHWRQQTMVE, encoded by the coding sequence ATGGCGCGATTTCAGTTTCGATTGGAAGCAAGCCTTAGACTCGCGGAACAAGCCTTAGAAAAGGCACAGAGAGAGTTTGCCCAGGAGGTACAGCGTTGGCAAGCCTGTGTCCATGCCTGCATGGTTCAACAAGAACGTTTTGACGAGGCACAAGAAGGGCAACGGGACGCGGGTCGACACCGGCCTGAAGAGCTTGGAGTTTGGCAAGTTTTCACATTGGAACAACGGAAGCGCTTAACCCAATATGAAGAACAACGAATAGAACAAGAATCCGTCGTGGACAACGCGCGTGGTATCTTGCTAGAAGTTCACCGTGAAGTGGAAAAGTTCCAGCGCTTGAAGGATAAGCAGGCCAAGGCTTTCCAGTGGGCCGAGTTGCAAAGAGAACAGAAGATATTAGATGAAACGGGTCAGGTTCTTCACTGGCGTCAGCAAACTATGGTCGAATAA
- a CDS encoding flagellar FlbD family protein translates to MIYVTRLNDKTFVINPDLIEMMEETPDTVITLTGGNKFVVSEPIEVLIERIAEFRRRCLQICKVEEQKDI, encoded by the coding sequence ATGATTTATGTCACACGCTTAAATGACAAAACCTTTGTCATCAATCCCGACTTGATTGAAATGATGGAAGAAACTCCAGATACGGTCATAACGTTAACCGGTGGAAATAAATTCGTGGTGTCAGAGCCCATCGAGGTTCTCATTGAGCGGATCGCTGAGTTCCGTAGGCGCTGTCTCCAGATTTGCAAAGTGGAGGAGCAAAAAGATATATGA
- a CDS encoding flagellar basal body-associated FliL family protein gives MNRKSLVFMIIALVLGVALGVGGTIGAQKFIFKSSTQSATAASTAKKAGPLLPVGEFTVNLQGGSFLKTTITVEVTDAKAEVLLKEEVAFLKDRVNTVLANKSITDVQTTAAREKLREELIKQLNEVADNKIKDVLFLSLVYQ, from the coding sequence ATGAACCGAAAATCTCTTGTTTTTATGATTATCGCCCTAGTCTTGGGCGTGGCTTTGGGCGTAGGGGGAACCATCGGTGCCCAAAAATTTATCTTTAAATCCTCGACACAAAGTGCCACGGCGGCGAGTACAGCAAAAAAGGCAGGGCCACTTCTGCCCGTCGGTGAATTCACCGTGAATTTGCAAGGAGGGTCTTTTCTAAAGACTACGATTACTGTTGAAGTGACAGATGCGAAAGCGGAAGTTCTCTTGAAGGAGGAAGTCGCTTTCTTGAAGGATCGGGTGAATACCGTTTTAGCAAATAAATCTATTACTGATGTGCAAACAACTGCTGCACGAGAAAAATTGAGAGAAGAATTAATTAAACAACTCAATGAAGTAGCAGATAATAAAATTAAGGATGTCTTATTTCTATCATTGGTTTACCAGTAA
- the fliI gene encoding flagellar protein export ATPase FliI, with translation MGAWNRLTQKVEQIEPISAQGRVSKIVGLMVEAAGPRASVGEYCHIIGRNGQELPAEVVGFRDSITLLMPLGELEGIAPGDRVIPQHQKLTVAVGPGLLGRILDGLGHPMDDRPLVSETAYPLQNKPPNALLRPRIRDTLSVGVRTIDGILTIGRGQRMGIFAGSGVGKSTLLGMMARNTVAEINVIALVGERGRELRDFIEKDLGPEGLARSVIIVATSDQPALVRLKAAFTATAIAEYFRDQGKDVLLMMDSVTRFAMAQREVGLTVGEPPATRGYPPSVFALLPKLLERSGMAEIGSITGIYTVLVDGDDHNEPIADSVRGILDGHIVLTRELAMQNQYPAIDILQSVSRVMNDVISLEHKAIAKVVREHLAVYRDAKDLIDIGAYTPGSNSKIDAAIEHMDRIQEFIRQGVDEHAGFKEMLLQMQQIIQPSTLATVPR, from the coding sequence ATGGGGGCCTGGAATCGTTTGACGCAGAAAGTGGAACAAATTGAACCGATTTCGGCTCAAGGGAGGGTCTCGAAGATCGTGGGTTTGATGGTTGAGGCAGCGGGTCCACGCGCGAGCGTTGGAGAATATTGTCACATCATCGGGCGCAATGGACAGGAGCTTCCGGCGGAAGTGGTGGGCTTTCGGGATTCCATTACCCTGCTCATGCCTTTAGGGGAACTTGAGGGGATTGCTCCAGGAGACCGAGTAATTCCTCAGCACCAAAAGCTAACGGTTGCTGTGGGGCCAGGGCTGCTCGGACGAATCCTTGATGGGCTTGGACATCCTATGGATGATCGACCGCTTGTCTCGGAAACGGCGTATCCTCTCCAAAATAAACCGCCTAACGCTTTATTACGTCCAAGAATTCGAGATACCCTGAGTGTTGGAGTTAGAACGATTGACGGAATTCTCACCATTGGCCGAGGACAACGTATGGGGATCTTTGCGGGGTCTGGTGTGGGTAAGAGTACTCTGCTTGGCATGATGGCGAGAAACACTGTGGCAGAAATCAATGTCATCGCCTTAGTAGGGGAACGAGGTCGAGAACTGCGAGATTTCATCGAGAAGGATTTAGGTCCTGAGGGATTAGCGCGTTCGGTGATTATTGTGGCGACGTCGGATCAGCCAGCCTTAGTAAGGCTGAAAGCAGCTTTTACCGCGACGGCTATCGCCGAGTATTTTCGGGACCAAGGGAAAGATGTCCTCCTGATGATGGATTCTGTGACACGTTTTGCTATGGCACAGCGGGAAGTGGGGTTGACGGTGGGAGAACCTCCGGCGACGCGAGGATATCCTCCCTCTGTTTTTGCCCTTCTGCCTAAGCTTTTGGAACGATCGGGAATGGCGGAGATCGGAAGTATCACGGGGATCTATACAGTGTTGGTGGATGGAGACGATCATAATGAACCGATCGCGGATTCGGTTCGAGGGATTCTCGATGGGCATATTGTCTTGACCAGGGAGTTGGCCATGCAAAATCAGTATCCAGCCATCGATATTTTACAATCTGTCAGCAGGGTTATGAACGATGTTATCAGTCTAGAACACAAAGCAATCGCTAAGGTGGTTCGCGAACATTTGGCAGTTTACCGTGATGCTAAAGATTTAATTGACATTGGGGCGTATACTCCCGGTAGTAATTCCAAAATTGATGCCGCTATAGAGCATATGGACCGTATTCAAGAGTTTATTCGACAAGGGGTGGACGAACACGCTGGATTTAAAGAAATGCTCCTGCAAATGCAACAGATTATCCAGCCTTCAACTCTAGCTACCGTTCCCAGATAG